The stretch of DNA GCAGCAGGTTGGCGCCGGTGCGCAGGATGCGCCCGACCGCCAGCATCTGCTGCTCGCCGCCCGACAGGCGCGTGCCCTGGCTCTGCCGGCGCTCCTTCAGGTTCGGGAACATCTCGTAGATCTCGGCCTCGCTCATGCCGGAGTCCTTGCCTTTCAGCTGCGGCGGCAGCATCAGGTTCTCTTCGCATGAGAGGCTGGAGAAGATGGCGCGCTCTTCCGGGCAATAGCCGATGCCGTAGTGCGCGATCTTGTGCGTGGGCAGGCCGATGGTCTCGTGGCCATTGACCCGGATCGAGCCCTTGCGCGCCCCGGTCAGGCCCATGATCGCGCGCAGCGTGGTGGTGCGCCCGGCGCCGTTGCGGCCCAGCAGCGTGACCACCTCGCCCGGGTTCACGGTCAGGTCGACGCCGTGCAAGATGTGCGATTCGCCGTACCAGGCGTGCAGGCCCTTGATTTCCAGGGCGGGAGTATTGGCTGTGCTCATGGTGTCGTCCCCGGCCTCAGTGCGCGCCCTGCAGTTCCGCGTCGGCGGTGCCCATGTAGGCCTCCATCACCCGCGGGTCCTTCGACACTTCCGCATACGGGCCTTCGGCCAGCACCGCGCCACGCTGCAGCACCGTGATCTTGTCGGCGATCGACGAGACCACGCTCATGTTGTGCTCCACCATCAGGATGGTGCGCCCCGCCGAGACCTGCTTGATCAGCTGCGTGACGCGGTCCACGTCCTCGTGGCCCATGCCCTGCGTGGGTTCGTCGAGCAGCATCAGCTCGGGCTCCATCGCCAGCGTGGTGGCGATCTCCAGCGCGCGCTTGCGACCGTACGGCAGGTTCACCGTGAGCGTATCCGCGAACTCGGTCAGGCCGACCTGCTCGAGCAGCTCCATGGCGCGGGCGTTGAGCACGTCGAGCGATCGCTCGCTGCGCCAGAACTGGTACGCCGTGCCCAGTTGCCGCTGCAGGCCGATGCGCACGTTCTCCATCACCGTCAGGTGCGGGAACACCGCCGAGATCTGGAACGAGCGGATCACGCCGCGCCGCGCGATCTGCGCCGGCTTTTCCCGCGTGATGTCGATGCCGTTGAATAGGATGGTGCCGGTGGTCGGCTCCAGGAACTTGGTGAGCAGGTTGAAGCAAGTGGTCTTGCCCGCGCCGTTGGGGCCGATCAACGCATGGATCGAGCCGCGGCGCACCCGCAAGTTGACGTCGCTCACCGCCGTGAACCCCTTGAACTCCTTGGTGAGGTTCCGCGTTTCCAGGATGGTTTCCTGCTGGTTCATGTCTCCTGCCCGCCCTCTTGCTGTACTGCCGGGGTGATGCCCGGCACTGACAATGGTCCGAACCGGCCTTGTAGGCCCTTACTGCCGCTTGTTCCGTCAGGCTCGCCGTGGTTGCCGGCCATGCCCGCGGGTTTTATCTGTGCGGGGCGGCTCCCGCGCGGGTTGCGGCGGCGGCATGGCATGTGCGGCCGAAGCACCCTGTGAGGCGTCTATTGTGTGCGCCTGTTGCATCGCAAAACATCGGGGTTTGCACTATGAAACATGAACCAAGTGTCAGTTTTTTGGCGGCCGCACAAGCGCCGCAAAGACCACATGATCACCGCCCCGCCGGCGATCATGTGGCGTGGCGCTTCAAGCGCTTGTAGCCGCTGTCACCGGCACCGGACTGGCTTGCGCCAGCGCCTGCGCCGGGCTTGCCACGTCGGTGGCCAGGCCGCGCTGCCGGCGGTCTTCGCGGATCATGTCGCTGGCGCGCTCGGCAATCATGATGGTCGGCGAGTTGGTGTTGCCCGAGGTGATCAGCGGCATCACCGAGGCATCGACCACGCGCAGCCCCTGCACCCCCAGCACGCGCAGCCGATGGTCGACCACCGCCATGGGATCGTCGGCGCGGCCCATCTTGCAGGTGCCCACAGGATGAAAGATGGTGGTGCCGATATTGCCGGCGGCCTCGGCCAGTTCCTCGTCGCTCTGGAAGGCTGGCCCCGGCAGCCATTCCTCGGGCCGGTACGGTGCCAGCGCCGGCGACGCGACAATGCGGCGCGTAAGCCGGATCGAATCGGCGGCGACCTTGCGGTCCTCGTCGGTCGACAGGTAGTTGGGCGCGATCACCGGGGCCTGGCGGAAGTCAGCGCTGCCGGCATGCACGCTGCCGCGCGAGGTCGGGCGCAGGTTGCAGGCGCTGGCGGTAAAGGCGTTGAAGGCGTGGAGCGGATCGCCAAATTTGTCCAGCGACAATGGCTGCACGTGGTACTCGATATTCGGCCGCGACTGCGCCGGATCCGAGCGCGCGAACGCGCCCAGCTGCGATGGCGCCATGCTCATCGGCCCGCTCTGGTTGAAGGCGTACTGCACGCCGATGCAGAACTTGCCCCACAGGCTGGCGGCGCGCGTGTTCAGCGTGCGCACGCCGTTGACCTTGACCACGCTGCGCAGCTGCAGGTGGTCCTGCAGGTTCTCGCCCACGCCCGGCAGCGCGTGGCGCACCGGAATGCCCAGCGCCTGCAGCCGTTCGGCCTGTCCGATGCCGGACAGCTCGAGCAATTGCGGCGTGTTGACCGCGCCGGCGGCGAGGATCACCTCGAGCGTGGCCGCCGCCGCGTGCGCGCCGCCGCCGCCCAGATAGTTGACGCCGGTGCAGCGGCGCCCGTCGAAGCTCAGCCCGCTCACCTGCGCGCCGGTGACGATGGTCAGGTTGGGCCGCTCCGAGGCCCGCCGCAGGAACGCCTTGGCGGTATTCCAGCGGATGCCGCGGCGCTGGTTCACTTCGAAATAGCCGACGCCGAAATTGTCGCCGCGGTTGAAGTCGTCGGTGCGCGGGATGCCCGCCTGCTCGGCGGCGTCGGCAAAGCGCTCCAGGATGTCCCAGCGCAGCCGCTGCCCTTCCACGCGCCATTCGCCGCCGGCGCCGTGGAATTCGCTAGGGCCGCGGTGATGGTCTTCGCTGCGCTTGAACAGCGGCAGCACATTGTCCCAGCGCCAGCCGTCGTCGCCGGTCAGCCGCGCCCACTCGTCATAGTCCTCGCGCTGGCCGCGCATGTAGATCATGCCGTTGATCGACGAGCAGCCGCCCAGCACGCGACCGCGCGGATAACCCAGCGAGCGCCCGTTCAGCCCCGCTTCGGCTTCGGTGCGATAGAGCCAGTCGGTGCGCGGGTTGCCGATGCAGTAGAGATAGCCCACCGGGATGTGGATCCAGTGGTAATCGTCCTTGCCGCCGGCTTCCAGCAGCAGCACGCTGACGTCCGGGTCCTGCGTCAGCCGGTTCGCCAGGACACAGCCGGCCGAACCGGCCCCCACGATGATGTAGTCGAATGTCTCCATGGCGCTTGTTATGGTGATGGTCGGGTTTATTTCGCCACCGGCATGGTGAACTCCGCGCCCTTGGCAATCGAATCAGGCCAGCGCTGCATCACGCTCTTGTAGCGCGTGTAGAAGCGCACGCCCTCTTCGCCATAGGCATGGTGGTCGCCGAACAGCGAGCGCTTCCAGCCGCCGAACGAATGCCACGCCATCGGCACCGGGATCGGCACGTTGATGCCGACCATGCCGACCTGGATCTGCCGCGCGAACGCGCGCGCGATGCCGCCGTCGCTGGTATAGCACGACACGCCGTTGCCGTACTCGTGCGCGTTGATCAGCGCCACCGCCTCGGCAAAGTCATGCACCCGCACCACCGACAGCACCGGGCCGAAGATCTCTTCCTTGTAGATCGTCATCTCCGGCGTCACATGGTCGAACAGCGTGCCGCCGACATAGAAGCCGTTCTCGTGCCCCTCGACGCGGTGGCCGCGGCCATCGGTCACCAGCGTCGCGCCCTCGGCCACACCCTTGGCGATATAGCCTTCGACCTTGGCCTTGTGCGCGCCGGTGACCAGCGGCCCCATCTCGGCATCGGCCTCCATGCCGTTGCGGATCTTCAGCGCGCGCGCGCGTTCGGCCAGGCGCGGCACCAGCTGGTCGGCCACCTCGCCGACCGCCACCGCCACCGAAATCGCCATGCAGCGCTCGCCGGCCGAGCCAAAGGCCGCGCCGATCAGCGCGTCGACGGCCTGGTCCAGGTCCGCGTCGGGCATCACCACCAGGTGGTTCTTGGCCCCGCCCAGGGCCTGCACGCGCTTGCCGTGATTCGTGCCTTCGGTGTAGATGTACTCGGCGATCGGGGTCGAGCCGACGAACGACAGCGCCTGCACGTCCGGATGCGCAAGCAGCGCGTCGACCGCTTCCTTGTCGCCCTGCACCACGTTGAACACGCCGTCGGGCAGGCCGGCCTGGCGCAGCAAATCCGCTATCAGCAGGCTCGGCGACGGATCGCGCTCGGACGGCTTGAGCACGAAGGTATTGCCGCACGCCAGCGCCACCGGGAACATCCACATCGGCACCATCACCGGGAAGTTGAACGGCGTGATGCCGGCCACCACGCCCAGCGGCTGGCGCAGGTTCCAGTTGTCGATGCCGCCGCCGATGTTGTCGGTGAAATCGGTCTTGAGCAGGTTGGGGATGCCGCAGGCGAACTCCACCACCTCGATGCCGCGCGTGACCTCGCCCTTGGCATCCGAGAACACCTTGCCGTGCTCGCGCGTGATCAGCGCGGCGAGGTCGTCGTGATGCTGGTCCAGCAGTTCCTTGAACCTGAACAGGATGCGCGCGCGGCGCAGCGGCGGGGTGTCGGCCCACGCCGGGAAGGCGGCCTTGGCGGCGGCGACGGCATCGGCCACGTCCTGCGCGGTGCCCAGCGCGACGCGCGCGGACACTTCGCCGGTGGCGGGGTTGAATACGTCGGCCAGGCGCTGCGAGGCGCCACGGGTCTGCCGGCCCGCAATGCTGTGGCCGATGATGGCCTGCACCGCGCTGGCCTCTGCAAGGATGTCTTCCACTTCCGCTCCTGAATGCTGGTTCTCCGGGCGCTGCGGCCCGCTCGGTCAGCCCGATCCATCTTTGCGTCCGGTGAAGACGCTGCCGCGCAGCGTCGCGCACCGGCCGCCCCACGTATGCCGTGCGGCACAAGACTCTGGGCCATGGTTGAGCGCAAGCTTGGTGCAGTTGCGCGGCCCCGTCCAATGATTTATCGTCAATCGCAATATAAGCCGCGCAAAATATTGCGGCGCAACACCTTACTGCTTCCGCCCCGTGGACCTCCATCACCTGCGCGCCTTTGTCGCCGTCGCGCGCGAAGGCAACCTGACCCGCGCCGCACAGCGCCTGCACCTGACGCAGCCAGCGGTCAGCCTGCAGCTGAAGGCGCTGCAGTCGGCGTGGCGCATCCGGCTGTTCGAGCGCACCGCGGCGGGCCTGACGCTGACCGCCGATGGCGCCGCGCTGTTGCCGCTGGCCGAGCGCATCCTCGATGGCGTGGGCGACCTGCAGCACACCGTCAACGCCATGCATCACACCGTGCGCGGGCGGCTGGCGATCGGCACCATCCTCGATCCGGAATTCACCCGGCTGGGCCCGATGCTGCGCATGCTGGTCGAGCGCCATCCGCAGATCGGCACCGAGCTGCGCCACGGCATGTCGGGCTGGGTGCTGCAGCAGATACGCAGCGGCGCGCTCGATGTGGGCTTCTACCTTGGCCAGCCATCCGAAGCAGGCTTCCATGCGCTGACACTGACGCCGTTCTCGTATTACGTAGTCGCGCCCAAAGGCTGGAAGGAGCGCACCGCGCTGCGCTCGTGGGCGCAACTGGCGACGCTGCCATGGATCTGGACCCCGCCCGAGTCGGCGCACAACCGGCTGCTGTCGGCGCATTTCGCACAGGCAGGCGTGGATCCGGCCACTGTGCCCAAGGTGGCGCACGTCGACCAGGAAGCGTCGATGCGCGACCTGGTGCGCTCCGGCGTGGGGCTGTCGCTGGTGCGCGATGCGATCGCGCTGCGCGAGTCGCATGCGCACGGCCTGGTGATCGTCGAAGGGGTCTCGGTGCAGACCGAGCTGACGCTGGTCTGCCTGGCCGCGCGCCGCGACGACCCGGTGGTTGCGGCGGTGTTCGGCGTGGCCGAGTCCGTATTCCGTACCTAGCGCTGCGGGCGCTCCAGCCGGCGCTGCAGCCAGCCTGTCAGTGCCGCGAACACTTCGCCGCGCAGCGGCTGCGCTTCATTGAAGATCTCGTGGTAGCCCTGGTCGAACCAGACTTGTTCGCGCAGGTCGGGCGGCGCGCTGTCGAAGAAGGCGCGGCTGCCGGCCGGGTCGACCACGCGATCGGCGCCGCCGACCAGCATCAGCATGGGCGCCTCCAGCAGCGCCGCGTCGGCCTGCGCCTGCGCCATGCCGCGGATAAATCCTTCGAGCACGCCGGCGGTGATGGTGGTCTGCACCAGCGGATCGGCGCGGTAGGCGGCGACCACCGCCGGGTCATGCGACAGGTGCCGCGCATCGATCGGATTGGGCACGCGCAGCCGCGGCGCCAGCGTCAGCAGCACGCGGTGCAGCGCCAGCGCCGGCCGCGACAGCCGCAGTGCCAGGGCCGGCGACGACAGCACCAGCGCGCGCACCGGCCGCACCCGCGCGGTGGCAAAGCGCGCCGCGATCAGCCCGCCCATGCTGTGGCCGAGCAGGATCGGCAATTCATGCCAGCCCGGCACCGCGGCATCGTAGATTTCGGCGAGGTCGTTAAGGTACGCGTCCGGATGGTCCGCGACCATGCGCGCGCCGCCGCTGGCGCCGTGGCCGCGCAGGTCGAAGGCGCGCACGCGCAGCCCCAGGCCGCACAGCAGATCGGCGACATGCTGGTAGCGGCCGGCGTGTTCGGCAAGTCCGTGCACCAGCAGCACCGAGCCGAGCGGTTCGGCAAAGCGTGCCGGGTCGGGTTGCCAGGTGCGGAGCAAGAGTTCGGTGCCGTCGCGCATGCGCTGGCGGCTCTGCACCGGCGCATGGGTCCCCGCCGGGCTCGCGGCGGGCTTGCTGGCAACGCCGGCCAGGGCCGGCTCGTCCGTCATCGGCTGTTCCATTTGCACAGGTCTCCTGCAGGCGCGCGCGGGCCAGGCGCGACGCCAGCGATCGTTGTTGTTATGGAGTCCGCTGCGCCGGCGCGTGCCGGCCCTGCCATGGCTACAACCGGGGCTTGAACCCTCGCTTGACCATCGCCTAGCCGTGGCAGGCCGGCACGTCAGGCTGCGCCATGTCGGCCAGGATCGGGCAGTCCGGCCGGTCGTCGCCACTGCAGTGCTGCGCCAGTTCGCGCAGCGTGTCGCGCATCGCCGCCAGTTCGGCGATGCGCTGCTCCAGGTCGGCCACGTGCCGCAGCGTCAGCGCCTTGACGTCGGCGCTGGCGCGGTCGCGGTCGTGCCACAGCGACAGCAGGTTGCGGATCTCGTCGAGCGAAAATCCCAGATTACGGGCCCGCCGCACGAAGCGCAAGGTATGCACCGCGCGTTCGTCATAGCGGCGGTAGCCGCCTTCGGTGCGCGGCGGCGCCGCCACCAGCCCGATCGATTCATAGTGGCGGATCATCTTGGCCGATACGCCCGAGGCCTGTGCCGCTTCGCCGATATTCATTTTTCGACTCCTTGCGCAGCGGCGGACGCCCCCGCGGCGGCGGTGCCGGCCTGGGCATGCCAGCGGCGCAGCAGCAGCGCATTGCCGACCACGCTGACGCTGGAGAACGCCATCGCCGCGCCCGCCACCACCGGATTGAGCATGCCGGCCGCGGCCAGCG from Cupriavidus taiwanensis encodes:
- the cueR gene encoding Cu(I)-responsive transcriptional regulator, translated to MNIGEAAQASGVSAKMIRHYESIGLVAAPPRTEGGYRRYDERAVHTLRFVRRARNLGFSLDEIRNLLSLWHDRDRASADVKALTLRHVADLEQRIAELAAMRDTLRELAQHCSGDDRPDCPILADMAQPDVPACHG
- a CDS encoding GMC family oxidoreductase, which codes for METFDYIIVGAGSAGCVLANRLTQDPDVSVLLLEAGGKDDYHWIHIPVGYLYCIGNPRTDWLYRTEAEAGLNGRSLGYPRGRVLGGCSSINGMIYMRGQREDYDEWARLTGDDGWRWDNVLPLFKRSEDHHRGPSEFHGAGGEWRVEGQRLRWDILERFADAAEQAGIPRTDDFNRGDNFGVGYFEVNQRRGIRWNTAKAFLRRASERPNLTIVTGAQVSGLSFDGRRCTGVNYLGGGGAHAAAATLEVILAAGAVNTPQLLELSGIGQAERLQALGIPVRHALPGVGENLQDHLQLRSVVKVNGVRTLNTRAASLWGKFCIGVQYAFNQSGPMSMAPSQLGAFARSDPAQSRPNIEYHVQPLSLDKFGDPLHAFNAFTASACNLRPTSRGSVHAGSADFRQAPVIAPNYLSTDEDRKVAADSIRLTRRIVASPALAPYRPEEWLPGPAFQSDEELAEAAGNIGTTIFHPVGTCKMGRADDPMAVVDHRLRVLGVQGLRVVDASVMPLITSGNTNSPTIMIAERASDMIREDRRQRGLATDVASPAQALAQASPVPVTAATSA
- a CDS encoding alpha/beta hydrolase, which produces MEQPMTDEPALAGVASKPAASPAGTHAPVQSRQRMRDGTELLLRTWQPDPARFAEPLGSVLLVHGLAEHAGRYQHVADLLCGLGLRVRAFDLRGHGASGGARMVADHPDAYLNDLAEIYDAAVPGWHELPILLGHSMGGLIAARFATARVRPVRALVLSSPALALRLSRPALALHRVLLTLAPRLRVPNPIDARHLSHDPAVVAAYRADPLVQTTITAGVLEGFIRGMAQAQADAALLEAPMLMLVGGADRVVDPAGSRAFFDSAPPDLREQVWFDQGYHEIFNEAQPLRGEVFAALTGWLQRRLERPQR
- a CDS encoding CoA-acylating methylmalonate-semialdehyde dehydrogenase; translated protein: MQAIIGHSIAGRQTRGASQRLADVFNPATGEVSARVALGTAQDVADAVAAAKAAFPAWADTPPLRRARILFRFKELLDQHHDDLAALITREHGKVFSDAKGEVTRGIEVVEFACGIPNLLKTDFTDNIGGGIDNWNLRQPLGVVAGITPFNFPVMVPMWMFPVALACGNTFVLKPSERDPSPSLLIADLLRQAGLPDGVFNVVQGDKEAVDALLAHPDVQALSFVGSTPIAEYIYTEGTNHGKRVQALGGAKNHLVVMPDADLDQAVDALIGAAFGSAGERCMAISVAVAVGEVADQLVPRLAERARALKIRNGMEADAEMGPLVTGAHKAKVEGYIAKGVAEGATLVTDGRGHRVEGHENGFYVGGTLFDHVTPEMTIYKEEIFGPVLSVVRVHDFAEAVALINAHEYGNGVSCYTSDGGIARAFARQIQVGMVGINVPIPVPMAWHSFGGWKRSLFGDHHAYGEEGVRFYTRYKSVMQRWPDSIAKGAEFTMPVAK
- a CDS encoding LysR family transcriptional regulator, with product MDLHHLRAFVAVAREGNLTRAAQRLHLTQPAVSLQLKALQSAWRIRLFERTAAGLTLTADGAALLPLAERILDGVGDLQHTVNAMHHTVRGRLAIGTILDPEFTRLGPMLRMLVERHPQIGTELRHGMSGWVLQQIRSGALDVGFYLGQPSEAGFHALTLTPFSYYVVAPKGWKERTALRSWAQLATLPWIWTPPESAHNRLLSAHFAQAGVDPATVPKVAHVDQEASMRDLVRSGVGLSLVRDAIALRESHAHGLVIVEGVSVQTELTLVCLAARRDDPVVAAVFGVAESVFRT
- a CDS encoding ABC transporter ATP-binding protein → MSTANTPALEIKGLHAWYGESHILHGVDLTVNPGEVVTLLGRNGAGRTTTLRAIMGLTGARKGSIRVNGHETIGLPTHKIAHYGIGYCPEERAIFSSLSCEENLMLPPQLKGKDSGMSEAEIYEMFPNLKERRQSQGTRLSGGEQQMLAVGRILRTGANLLLLDEISEGLAPVIVQALARMIRMLKQKGYTVVMVEQNFRFAAPLADRFYVMEHGTIVERFAASELQAKMPVLHELLGV
- a CDS encoding ABC transporter ATP-binding protein, with product MNQQETILETRNLTKEFKGFTAVSDVNLRVRRGSIHALIGPNGAGKTTCFNLLTKFLEPTTGTILFNGIDITREKPAQIARRGVIRSFQISAVFPHLTVMENVRIGLQRQLGTAYQFWRSERSLDVLNARAMELLEQVGLTEFADTLTVNLPYGRKRALEIATTLAMEPELMLLDEPTQGMGHEDVDRVTQLIKQVSAGRTILMVEHNMSVVSSIADKITVLQRGAVLAEGPYAEVSKDPRVMEAYMGTADAELQGAH